The genomic window tatttcaggtGTTGGAAGAAAAGATAGTCCAGGAATATAAAAagttcaggaaggtaagaaagatCTGGGAATGGTAGCAAAAAGGTAGAaatggtggattttttttttttgacacatttttttctctgcagCGGTACCCAGGTTACAGGGAAGAAAAGCGTCGCTGTGAGTACCTGCATCAGAAATTGTCCCACATTAAAGGTCTCATCCTGGAGTTTGAGGAAAAGAACAGGGGCAGCTGAAGCTGTCAGAGGGCTCTTGATCCCTCTGCCCAGTGAGACATGAAGGAACAAAGCAGCTATAAACTAAATAGAGTGCAACTGTCTGCTCTTCTCATTGCTGAGTCCATGGTGGCAAGTAGGAAAGCTGCTCTAGGTTCTTAAGGTTTGATTTTCATTGTTGCTATATTTTTTTAGGGTTTGGGCACAGTGCCAAGACTTCAGAGCTATGCCCAGGAGACTAGGAAAAGTAGCACAGATTTGGCTTCTTCACTTTTAGTTCAGCCATGTCATTTTCAAATCCTGAGAAATTACACCATTTCTAGGACAAGATACCTTGAGGACATTAGAATTTAGCATGGTAGCCTCCCTAaagaaacaataatgaaaactTTTGGTAACATGACTAAAGGAACTTGTAATACACCTGGATATAATGGGAAAGGGCTTGGGTGTTACCCATGTACTGAAAGTGAATCTTTTTATAAACATggccaagaaaataaaactgattgCCTCTGTGTCCTTTGTACAAGTTTATATGCTTTCCTTAAATCCTCCAAGGCAGTAGTTCTTACCCCTGGCTGTATATCTGAACCACTTCTGGGGCTCTCTCAAAAACTagatccccagcccccagccgaGGTCTTATGAATTAGAATCTCCAAGATTATAGTTAGGTATCTTTACTTTTTGAAAGCACTATGGATGATTCTGATATATATTTTGCTGTAAGCCTCTACCAAATCCATCTTATAATTGACCACTAGAGATTACAGTAGGAATAAAGTTCTCATTTTCCAAACATACAGGTTGGGAATCACCCACAATTAGGGTTCCTGTCTGCAATTATCCAGTGActgaaaaatataactttgaacaGTATTTGGATTTACTCccaaaaaggaagagggaagtggTTTAATTCATTTGAACAAAACATCACACCAGTCCTATCCTTTTCGTTCCTCACTGTTGCAGAACAAAGTAGATACTTCATTCACAACCAGGAATGATCCTGCCTTTCCCAGTTCCACTGGAGAGGGAAGTTAATGGGCCACACCCTGTTCTTTGGGGGAGAGGGCTGCACCCAGCAGTGTGAGCAACTCCTGAAACAACTTGGATGGAACACCAACCTGATGCCACACCCCACACAGGGCATTTCTGGGCAAAGAATAGCCCTTGGGATGCAAAAATATGCTCAACTGCATGGCAAGGATAAACAGCAACCCATCGTTAGGGCATGGGCAGGGCCAGAAACAGCTCAACAAGAAAGGTCCCTCACCTGTTCTAATCATCAGGCTAGGCACTTAGGCAACAAACATGCAAGGATGGAAAGAGATGAAATTTGGAAAGGATTTACAGGTGATAACTGTGGACCCAGTTAGTTGAAGTCTACAGATGTATTGACCACTATAGTAGCCAGTAGTGctgtgactatttaaattaatgaaaatttaaaatgtagctcctagccacatttcaaatgctcaatagctACATGTATCAGACAATGAAGATTACATAACATTTCcttcattgcagaaagttctactggtcTAGAGAACCTTTGGTTCTCCATCTCACAGAAAAAAGACAGCTTAAAGGGGGCTCATTTATTGTCACTGTTCCAAATgtacaaaaaaaattagaaaataacccCCCAACTTAATTCCCCCCACCCTCACAACATTCCCCCAacacaaataatttttcccaaaaCCACAAACATAAACCGGTCCTGGTATTTCCATAAACAGTGCAGCTAAGAAACAGCTTAGAGAAAATTTAACAGGATTCAGATTATATCCATTCCGTCCTCTCAGCCCTCAGAGGTAACAATCCCATATGGGTCCCAGTCCTCCCCAATGGTGTTCCCATCTCTGTTGGAAGAGTCCTTTTACAAAGTGGTATGTTTGGCTGCTTTAGAGATCCTCCTgtgccttcttcttcttcttgggtttttcttcttgaattatAGGGGGATTTGTAGCCTCTCGCTGTAGGTAGCTAATAAAATCACTTAATTCACGGCCACCCTGAAAACAGAAAGATTACtctgaaaatttaacattttaaagaaccCTGGATTCTTTCCCCCAATAAGAAGACTTTTCAGTTTGTAAAAGCATATTAGCGACCACATATACTGACCACGAGAGTTCAAAGAGTTTCTAGTTAAATAAACTCAATTAAAGAACTGGATATGTacaagtgtgtatgtgtatttgtggGGAGATGAAACAAAGCACTTACTTCATATTTCTTTGGATTTAGCTTCTTGTTGGCTGGAGAGAAGTAGATGGTAGGAAAactgggggaagaaaaaaaagttgactAATTCCAGGTTCCAGAGTAACTCTGACATGTACTTCCCCAATAAGTGTTTCTGCTCTTCATGATTTCTCATCTGATCAGATACTATTCTCCATCAGTGGCTAGGTTACATCCTATCAAAACTCAGGAATATGAGAGCTCACAAAATCTGTGGCAGTCATGTAGGCCCAGGCTGCAGAACTCTACGCCAGGAAGGTATCACTGGGTCTGTGTTCAACTGGAACATGGGGACTCCCCAAACCACGTCCAATAAAGAAATGGTTTACAAGCTTATTTTTTCCTATCAATTGCCTCGAAACTTTTATTGGTTTTTAATCTACTTACCCTCTGACTTCATATGGAGAAGGCACATCATTGGCTGTGGCATCCATCTTGGCTATGACAATATTTGGGTCTTTTCTAAGCTGTTAATAAAAAGGCAAGATCTTTAAATTTCAAGTTTTTGGTGACTGACGGACATTTAGTCAATTCAGAACTTAAAACAATACCATTTTTAAACACCTGGAGAAATTTTGCTGCTCAGATGGGAAGAGTAGTGACACTTGCACTTAGTCTCTAACCTTCCACaagcttcccttttctctcttggtTCCTGTATATTAAGACTCTAAACACAGCCATCTTCAAAATTACTTGACCTACATAAGGCACTATAATAGCTAAaccaagatttttatttttttatttaacttttttttttttgaggaagattagccctgaggtaactactgccaatcctcctctttttgctgagaaagcctggccctgagctaacatccatgcccatcttcctctactttatatgtgggactcctaccacagtatggtttttaccaagcggtgccatgtccgcacccaggatctgaaccagcgaaacccgggccgccgagaagcagaacctgcaaacttaaccgctgtgccaccagggtcAGCCCCTAAACCAAGAGTTTTAAGATAAAGGAACATAGTAGATTCATATAAGCCATTACTAAAATTCAGAAGCCTGGATACTTTTACCCACAATCTAAATTGAGTCTGAGGAGTGGAAAGGTGAGGCACTGCATAGCTAGAGATACCAGGGGGCAGTCAGGAGAAACTGAGTAAACAAGAGatagttagaaaaaaaatctaccagTATTTAGGTACTGAACTAATTAGGGTAACTAATTAGCCAATGCTGAATACGTATATAAACTTCCCAACTCAAATTTTATCTTCAGAATATGGTTCAGACTTACCTTCTCTCCCAGTTCTTTATATTTAGGCTCCAGATTCTTACAGTGACCACACCAAGGAGCATAAAATTCAATCAGCACATCTTTCTTTTCATCATTTACTATTTCATCAAAATTCTCTGCCACCACTACCTGGAAAACACAGAAGATTCTCTAGTTGGTAAGGTGATTTGAAGAATAAATTCATGAGCTGTATTTGTTTCTGGACCCCTTCCCTCTCAAATTTGATGTGTTGCCACTGAAAATGTCATTGAAACCCAAACTGCATTTACACTCTGTATTAAAGATGTTGCCATTCTCCAGACACCAAATCATTACCATGTCTGTCACCTGTCAAACTATGTTCAGGAAGTCACAAGAAACAAGTGCAACCCAACCCTTTCTTAAAATAATCTCAGAGCAACCATCTTAAAACTCTTGTTAGTGGTTAGCTTGCTCTGTGCTGAGAAGTAACCTAGCCCTAACAGAAACACCATCAGAAAATTCTATGAAGGTTTTATACTCCTGCTCCTATTGAGCATCATGAGCTCtgccaatatttattttatgactcaGGGAGGTGAGGACAAACAAAAACATGACAGCCAACAAGGTAATCACTTAGACCCAGCACTTTTATAATAAAGAAATGAGGAGagtcaattatatcccaataaaacgGTGGGGAGGGGTACAGAATGATGGGGGGCAGCTGCATAGAGGCTTGATGAGGCTGTGAGCACCTCACCTTTACGGGCCCGTCATTGCTCTCTGGGATGGGCTCAGACTTCAGATATCTCTTCAGGTTGCCATCAAAATAATCCTGCAGGAATCTCTCAAGAGCCTTACCATCACGCCTGCAATCAGAAAGAGTCTTGTTAATGTACTCTCACCATCGAGAGGAGTAAAAGCAGTTTCTTAGGATAGTTTCTACCTATTTTAGCTTCAATTTCAAGGCTAGAAAGAAATCAGAAgctaaaaaaaaagggaggggagcTCTTATATCTCAATATGCAGAACTACTGGCTGAACAAGAAACCAACCACTTCCTTGTATTTCTAGTGTGTACTTTGTGGATTAGAATggtcagagaaggaagaaacattGGTCTTCTGGAAACTCACTTCTGCAAAAGAATCAGGTCTTACTCTGTTACTCTGGAGAACACTGCCTATTCATGGTACTTTGCTTTAATGATTTGCTTACAAGGAAGATTTTCTCTCGTCTTGATCTCCCAAAGTCTCAGAAGGTAAAGGTCAAAATTGTCTGTGGTCTTAAGATCTTTCCAATTCCCTGAGTTTACTTTAGATCAATGTGGTATTCCAAGCAGAAAAGACATTCTGTAGGGATGGGAAGGGGTTGGGTTGGTCTAAAATTACGTCTATCTTAGAGACTGTTCAATATTCTCTGTCTACTATTTCTAAGGCAGGGTGGAAACAATCATGTAAGAATTCCAAGCTGCCAtcctttttttagttttcagaatttATTAAGGATTATGACCTTTAAAGTACTTATAATTAAATTAACTGAGAAAAATGACAGTCATAGGTCTTGACTAGAAGACCTATTTTTGCATTCCAATGTTCTCTAGAAATCCTCAGTAGTGTAAAAGGCTTTAATAGTTTCCTTGCAGAATGAAACCCCAAATCCACGCTAACTTGTAACTCACGAGAACTCCTCCTGCATGACAAACTTCTCTCCTTTTGCAGTTCTGATGGCAACAACAGGAATCTCTCCAGCGGTGCTTTCCAAGCCAAAATCAGAAAGTTCGTGACTAAAGGTTTTGCGGCTagctacagcaaagttgagtTTGTTTCCAGCATCCAGGAACTTCTTTGCCACCATCATCACTCTGTAGGAAATGAGATATTTATGCCAAGACTATACCAGGGTGGTAAAGCAATGAAACCAGGAAGCAAGAGGCTAGAAAGCAAAGACTACATTTTATAGTCCATGTAGTCCTCTGGCATCAGTCTGAACTTGTGTTCTTGGCCACTGACACAGGATTATGGTATACTCCAATGTCTTACTGAACGTCACTGCCAAACTGGTGGTACCCAATCAAATAGTCCATTCCTACTGAATCTTTCTATATTACATAACTGTAAAATACCGCAGGCATAATTActgatctgaaaagaaaatttataaggATAAAATGCACTGAGAGTCTCAATGCGCAAGTAGGCACaatatttcaaagtatattttagATCACATTTGCATCTTTTACTGGGAGGTTAGGATCAGTTGCGTCACAAGGCACCTACGGAAGATATGCCCAAGAGACTTTGCAAATAGTTTATGTTACCTGTCGTTATGGCTTCAAATGTAGTTTTTCGGAGCCAAATGTTTCTATTCTTATCTGCTCTCACATCATTAATTACACACTGGGTAAAATTGtttacaaaggggaaaaatgaTGCTTATTACCTGTTTCTCCAGTAGTTGGAACCTTTAGCATTCTTTTCATAGTCCACATCATAGTAAGCTATAAGTAAATCCTTGCCCTGTATCAAATCTTTATTGTCTTCTGTCATGTGAGGGCAGATAccaaaactgaaatgaaataaacatcAAATTTGGCAGGTTTATAGCTATATTATAGAATTATCACAAAGTAACTGATATCACTTACAAAGGACAGAAATTTTCAACAAATAGGATAAGTATTGAGTTATATACCTTGCACGACCACAACAGGAATTCCAGGGCTTACACGTTACTGCTTTAATATAAACTTCAACTATTAGCGTTACAATCCCTTAAATGAGGCTATTTAATCCCAAACATGGCTCTGCTTAATAACTGAGGTAAACAAACTAAAATGGAGCCAAGAAATCCCAAACAAGGTATAAAGTGGTACTCACATGTTTTCCTggataaattttttaatcttgCCACTGGTCATTTTCTGTTCTGTATATGCCACAGTCTTGTCTTCAAACTTGTTCGTCAGATGTGAAGGACGAAACAAAGTGAtaccccttaaaaaaaaaatcttagtaggTAGACAGCAGAAGACCTGTCTTCCATCTTTTATTTAAAGACTATCTCCTCTTGCTGCAACTTTCACTATCACCATTTAAGCACGTAAGGACTCTTTTCTGGGAGCACAGACTTGGCAACATGATCTTCTCATTAATACTAAGGTGCTAACCACCTTAATCTCAAGTGCAGTAATTGGGTATGAGGGTTTAACAAACCCTGGGTTGCAAAGTTAAGAGAACTTCTTTCTAATCCCAGCTccacaacaaatttcaaagatctTGGGACAGGCATCAATTTAATCCTTTGGGTTTCAGCTTTTTCAGTAGCACAAAAGTGGGTTAGAGTAGATGATTAAGTGCCAAATCGTTAAAGAcaataacaaattacccccaaagccccaatatACACAGTAAAATAAAGGAGAACTTGCTCCTATTGGAAGGCACCTTGTCCCGCCACTCTCCTAGAGAATTCAACTCTCCCAGACAGACAGAAAATTACTTCATTAGAGAAAATATGTAAGATTCCTTCCAGCTGTAAAATTCTATAGGCAGGTATACAATTATGGATAACACTGAGCTTGAGTTCATTAGAAATTCCTTTCTTCTAGATTTCTCTATCCCAATAAACCAAGTTTACAAATTTTTCCCTCGCTGGTACTACTTCGCTTCTCACCTAAGCCAAGTTCTCCTCAATCCACTGCAACACTTGAAGCAAATTCCTTCAACTTCTAGCCTTTTGTTCAGCTAAAACTGCAACCTAATTTGGTTCTGAGTTACAGGTTTATATCTAGCACCAGGTTCCCCACAAAATACCACTATTCTAACTACCAATATCTTGCCCCTAgcttctccttcattcattcctcctgcccacaccacacacatatacaccccCACACAATTTTATCACTTGTCTTTGCCTATGCTTCAGCACCTTTAAGTCCTCATATCCCTCTCTCACTCTTCCAATATTAACCATTAACTTTACATCAGTTAAAACACAGGCATTTTCATAGAACACACAGAGACTACATAGCAAAAGGGAACCTAATACAAACATGCTGGGCAAGCAAGAATGTGAACAaggttaaaattttttattctttaatttttttaggtaAAGTTACCAATTTCAGAGCAGTTATtctcaaaaaacagaaatcagttaATCTTTAATGACGATATGGCCTTGGTGTACACATTAAGACATCCTTCACATAAGGTCTTCTCAATAAGACTTCTGATCAGGGGCTGACAGACCACTTTAAATGGCAAGTGGCAAGAGAGGCAGCCACAATGAACAAATCTAAGGTTAATAGGCTGAGATGTGGCGTGCTTAATGAGCCACAAGCAGCTCCACAGCCATTTACAGACTTGGTCTCTCTCAATCTAAAAGGCAGTAGAGCCTCAGGGTCAAGCCTACCAATGCTGCAGCCAGactttctgggttcaaatcctagttctgccacttactggctgtgtgaagCTAGGCAAATTAACCTCTTTGTGGGCTTTCtcttctgtagaatggggataataatagatCGATCTCACCGGTtattaagaggattaaatgagttaacagtAAATGGCACACAATAAGCCCTACatgttttgtaaatataaaaaaaagaacactagCCCTTGGCACactttcctttttactttatatGCTTACCCCGAGTGATCTCATCTAGTCCCATGgtttcaataattatttacatgTGGTTGACCTATAAATCTTTATCTCTAGTTTAGAACTTTTCCTGAATTCTAGTCTCATTTACCTAATTGTCCCCTGGATCTTCACCACCTGGATGTCTCAGAAATTTCTCAAACTCACTGCGCCCAAATAGAACTCATCATCCTTCACTGCAAATTTGTTTCTCACTGTCTTTTCCCAGCTTGATGATGATCATCACTGGCCCAGTCATCCAAGTCTTTAGAAACCTAGATTCACTCTAGGTCTTCCCCTTTTCACACACGGCTAGGGACCAAATCctactgtttacattttttatactCACTCCTTCTTCTCCAGTGCCCCTAATACTGCCTTAATTTAGACTCTGACTGCCTTGCCATCCCTCCCCTTTCAAACTACCACCATATGGGTGCCAGAGACTTCTTCTGAAACAAAACTAATCACATTACTCTCCAGCTCAAAGTCTTTCAATGGCTCTCAAATGTCTAAAAGATAAACTCTAAACTCTTTTGTACGGCTCAGAAGGTCTTCTATAATTTGGTCTCTGCTTACCTCTCCAACCTTACCTTTCACTATGACCTCATTTACAAGCAATACTCCAGCAGTACCACAAGTCCCAACATGCCTAGGATGTTTCACATCTTGGGGCCTTCACTCCTGCTGCTCTATCTAGAATAATTTTTGTCCCAATTACCATAGCCTGCCTGGAAAAACTTACCTTTCACAACACAACTCAAGAGTCACTTCCTCTATGAAGTTTTTTCTGATACTACTCGccaccccaaaagaaaaaaatcacttcctCCTCTGTACTTCCAGCACACCCTGCATCTATTTCTATCATAACACCTATAATGCTTATTCacacttacatttttaaatatattctctctctctccctactaGATGCCCCTCAAAAGCAGCAACAGTTTCCAGCACTTAGCTTAATGCCTACCAAATGCTCAATAAACCCTTTGGAAAAACTAAGCATAAAAATCACCAGTTCACACAACAGCACTTCGTCCAGAGATTTACAAGGGCATTCAACTCAGTCACTTACTCTCCATTATCATCATACTTGTTCACCAGAGACTCAACATTGGTGTGTGCAAATCGGTAGTTATCTCTCAAATTGCTGGCTGCTTTTAGAAACTCAGAGTGAGCTTCACTGAATAAATCCTTGAAAAAACCTATATAGAAAATGTCAAACACAAAGAACAAACAGTAAGTGCTGAGACATACTTAAAACTtgaaaattctgtttttcaaaacCTCTATTATAGACAATTATGCAAAGCAAGACAGGTAGGAAGACTGGGTCTGCTTTGCCATGACTACCTAGGATATTTGACAGATTACTTAGGATGAGAATTCTTCctctactatttaaaaaaaatctctgaggGAGCCAAGGGAGAGGATCTGTCAAGATTCGAGTCTCAATTCTAGTTTTCACAATTGAATAAATTTGGGCAAACTGCTTAACTTCTTAGAGTTTCAGGGACTATTTCAGGTGTCAGGAGGATTAAATAAGGCAATATgtcaaaataaactgaaaattatttattttttctctgtctcactcGTCTTTAGAACTTCAAGTCTAAAAAAGTGACTGAAACATAAGTGTTTATTAAATGTCTGCTTATGGTTAACTCCTTGTAAAATATACAGAATCAGTAAAATCCAGATGATAAGAAGTgatttttagttaaatttaaatgataaacCATCTTCTACTGCCAGGAAGTTAGTTTTATTATGGTACATAATTAGGAGATTAAGAGAAGCACAAACACAGCTTACatatttacatttactttttagttaaatgtattatatattgcacttaaaacaaaacaaaacaaaacaaaggacaCCCAAGATGTAGAATGTGTTTAATTGGCtcaagttattttatggataaaaTTAGATACTGCAACACCTGACAAAGCAAAGATTCctctaaaaatatacacaaattgTAGCAATTGATCTTAAATTCTAAATTCCCCCATGACTGTGAAAACAGCAGACAGAGAGGTTTATTATTTACTTCTATCCTCCCACCTTAAAATGCTGTTTCCAGTCTTGACTACCCTATTATTTGAGTTA from Equus asinus isolate D_3611 breed Donkey chromosome 2, EquAss-T2T_v2, whole genome shotgun sequence includes these protein-coding regions:
- the PDIA3 gene encoding protein disulfide-isomerase A3; its protein translation is MHLRRLALLPGVALLLAAARLAAASDVLELTDDNFESRISDTGSAGLMLVEFFAPWCGHCKRLAPEYEAAATRLKGIVPLAKVDCTANTNTCNKYGVSGYPTLKIFRDGEEAGAYDGPRTADGIVSHLKKQAGPASVPLKTEEEFEKFISDKDASVVGFFKDLFSEAHSEFLKAASNLRDNYRFAHTNVESLVNKYDDNGEGITLFRPSHLTNKFEDKTVAYTEQKMTSGKIKKFIQENIFGICPHMTEDNKDLIQGKDLLIAYYDVDYEKNAKGSNYWRNRVMMVAKKFLDAGNKLNFAVASRKTFSHELSDFGLESTAGEIPVVAIRTAKGEKFVMQEEFSRDGKALERFLQDYFDGNLKRYLKSEPIPESNDGPVKVVVAENFDEIVNDEKKDVLIEFYAPWCGHCKNLEPKYKELGEKLRKDPNIVIAKMDATANDVPSPYEVRGFPTIYFSPANKKLNPKKYEGGRELSDFISYLQREATNPPIIQEEKPKKKKKAQEDL